One Candidatus Ornithobacterium hominis genomic region harbors:
- a CDS encoding RsmB/NOP family class I SAM-dependent RNA methyltransferase, translating into MKDFLPYRNLYVGSIEILKAVFLENKYTDKEIEKCFKRNKQWGSRDRGFVAELIYECVRWKRLINYASGNSLEQKNYWKFIATWMIINDAEIPDLDEFKSLKINREKVKKNFRDAHRDPAIEQSVSEELKALGLQQLPERFWKEIQVMNQPAPAILRTNTLVNSRSELIKKLKKENVEVKPLQKFPEALVLAEKENIFLTQAFKDGSFEMQDASSQQVAHFCEVKPGMRVADACAGAGGKSLHLSALMENKGQIISMDIYEWKLKELKRRAKRNHSHNVQIKFIESSKTIKRFHQSFDRVLIDAPCTGMGILGRNPDAKYKIDFPFFDRVLKEQKEILRNYAGMVKKEGLLIYATCSIFPAENKQQVQAFLEENQNFEFVEDRMLWPSETGYDGFYMAKMRRLKV; encoded by the coding sequence ATGAAGGATTTTTTACCATACAGAAATTTGTACGTTGGTAGTATAGAAATTCTGAAAGCAGTCTTTTTAGAAAATAAATATACCGATAAGGAAATCGAGAAGTGCTTTAAACGCAATAAGCAGTGGGGGAGTAGAGACCGCGGTTTTGTGGCGGAACTCATCTATGAATGTGTGCGCTGGAAACGACTCATCAACTACGCTTCGGGAAATAGTTTAGAGCAAAAAAATTACTGGAAGTTTATTGCCACATGGATGATAATCAATGATGCTGAAATACCAGATTTAGATGAGTTTAAGTCGTTAAAAATCAATCGAGAGAAAGTCAAAAAAAACTTTAGAGATGCTCATCGAGATCCAGCGATAGAGCAATCTGTGAGTGAGGAATTGAAAGCTCTAGGCTTACAACAATTACCTGAACGTTTTTGGAAAGAAATTCAAGTGATGAATCAGCCTGCACCTGCTATTTTACGCACGAATACGCTGGTGAATTCCCGAAGCGAATTAATTAAAAAATTAAAAAAAGAAAATGTAGAAGTAAAACCTCTGCAGAAGTTCCCCGAAGCTCTGGTGCTGGCGGAAAAAGAAAATATTTTTTTGACGCAAGCTTTTAAAGATGGAAGTTTTGAAATGCAAGATGCTTCATCACAACAGGTTGCTCATTTTTGTGAAGTAAAACCTGGAATGCGTGTGGCAGATGCGTGTGCTGGTGCTGGTGGGAAATCTTTGCACCTCTCTGCATTGATGGAAAATAAAGGTCAAATCATTTCGATGGATATTTATGAATGGAAATTAAAGGAATTGAAGCGACGTGCCAAGCGAAATCATTCGCATAATGTGCAGATCAAATTCATTGAATCCAGTAAAACCATCAAGCGTTTTCACCAATCTTTTGACAGAGTTTTGATTGATGCACCTTGCACAGGCATGGGAATTCTCGGCCGTAATCCTGATGCAAAATATAAGATTGATTTTCCGTTTTTTGACCGTGTTTTGAAAGAGCAAAAGGAAATTTTGAGAAATTACGCTGGGATGGTAAAAAAAGAGGGATTACTGATTTATGCCACTTGCTCGATTTTCCCTGCCGAAAATAAACAACAAGTTCAAGCCTTTTTAGAAGAAAATCAAAACTTTGAATTTGTAGAAGACCGAATGCTTTGGCCTAGCGAAACGGGATATGATGGCTTTTACATGGCAAAAATGAGGAGATTAAAAGTTTAG
- the rny gene encoding ribonuclease Y, protein MEYVIGIIGFIIGALLSFFLTKKKIDNQGAILLEEAKKKVDEIEKNALKKKIESETLVKEAEKEGESIKKEKILQAKEKFLELKAQHEESVNQRERKIGEKENQIKEKEHKLNEGLSDLKKNRKTLTTELAEMEEKKLALNKKVDEVNANHRRQVDLLEKISGYSAEEARAELVNSLKEEAKTKAQAQIQEIIDEAQMNAQDEARKIVIQTIQRIGTEQAIENSISVFNLENDDVKGRIIGREGRNIRALEAATGVEIIVDDTPEAIVLSCFDPVRREIARLSLHKLVTDGRIHPGRIEDVVNKTSKQIEDEIIKIGKKTVIDLGIHGLNSELIKIIGRMKFRSSYGQNLLQHSREVAHIAGTLAAELGLNPKLAKRAGLLHDIGKVPEQESELPHAILGMNWAEKFGEHPDVVNAIGAHHDEIEMTSLLSPIIQVADAISGARPGARRQAMESYIQRLKDLESTALGFSGVEKAYAIQAGRELRVMVESEKVDDLRAKELSFLIMDKIQNEMTYPGQVKVTVIRETRSVHIAK, encoded by the coding sequence ATGGAATACGTTATTGGAATTATAGGTTTTATAATTGGAGCTTTGTTATCTTTTTTTCTTACCAAGAAAAAGATAGATAATCAAGGCGCTATTTTATTAGAAGAAGCTAAAAAGAAAGTTGATGAAATTGAAAAAAATGCCTTAAAAAAGAAAATAGAATCAGAAACTTTGGTGAAAGAAGCTGAAAAAGAAGGTGAAAGCATTAAAAAAGAGAAAATTTTACAAGCGAAAGAAAAATTTTTGGAATTAAAGGCTCAACACGAAGAAAGCGTTAACCAACGGGAAAGAAAAATTGGTGAAAAAGAGAATCAAATAAAGGAAAAAGAGCACAAACTCAATGAAGGTCTCTCTGATTTAAAGAAAAATCGAAAAACGCTTACGACCGAGTTGGCAGAAATGGAAGAGAAAAAATTGGCATTGAACAAAAAAGTAGATGAGGTCAATGCTAATCATAGAAGGCAAGTCGATTTATTAGAAAAAATTTCAGGTTATTCCGCAGAGGAAGCACGAGCCGAGTTGGTAAATAGCTTGAAAGAAGAGGCGAAAACTAAGGCTCAGGCTCAGATTCAAGAAATTATAGATGAAGCTCAAATGAATGCACAAGATGAAGCCCGTAAAATTGTGATTCAAACCATTCAACGCATTGGTACAGAGCAGGCTATAGAAAATTCAATTTCTGTATTTAATTTAGAAAATGATGATGTAAAGGGGCGGATCATCGGGCGTGAAGGGCGAAATATCCGAGCCTTGGAAGCGGCTACAGGCGTGGAAATCATCGTGGATGATACGCCAGAAGCAATTGTCCTCTCATGTTTTGACCCCGTGCGTCGAGAAATTGCACGTTTGTCTTTGCATAAATTAGTGACTGATGGGCGAATTCACCCAGGTAGAATTGAAGATGTGGTGAATAAAACGTCAAAACAAATCGAAGATGAAATCATCAAAATCGGTAAGAAAACAGTGATTGATTTAGGAATTCATGGGCTGAATTCAGAATTGATAAAAATCATTGGGCGAATGAAATTCAGGTCTTCTTACGGGCAAAACCTTTTACAGCATTCACGAGAGGTGGCTCACATTGCAGGAACTTTGGCAGCAGAATTGGGGCTAAATCCTAAGCTGGCAAAACGCGCTGGTTTGCTACACGATATAGGTAAAGTACCTGAGCAGGAATCAGAATTACCACACGCTATTCTAGGAATGAATTGGGCCGAAAAATTTGGTGAACACCCCGATGTGGTGAATGCAATTGGTGCACACCATGATGAGATTGAAATGACTTCTCTGCTTTCACCCATTATTCAAGTGGCAGATGCCATCAGCGGAGCTAGGCCTGGAGCCCGCAGACAAGCAATGGAAAGTTACATCCAGCGTTTGAAAGATTTAGAAAGCACGGCTTTAGGCTTCAGCGGGGTAGAAAAAGCTTATGCAATACAAGCTGGGCGAGAACTACGCGTGATGGTAGAGAGTGAGAAAGTTGATGATTTGCGTGCGAAAGAACTTTCTTTCCTGATTATGGATAAGATTCAAAACGAGATGACTTACCCTGGGCAAGTGAAAGTCACGGTGATAAGAGAAACGAGATCTGTTCACATCGCAAAATAA
- a CDS encoding cell division protein ZapA — MNRHKVKIAISGREYPMHITADEEEIVRKAAKIIKESISQFEEKYELRDHQDALAMCALQYVSKSLYHEQTEMSNSSEIEKKLDALIEEIRRNFI; from the coding sequence ATGAATAGGCATAAGGTTAAAATAGCGATTTCGGGCAGAGAATACCCGATGCACATCACGGCAGATGAAGAGGAGATCGTGCGAAAAGCAGCAAAAATCATCAAAGAATCAATCAGTCAGTTTGAAGAAAAGTATGAATTGCGAGACCACCAAGATGCTTTGGCTATGTGTGCCTTGCAGTACGTTTCAAAAAGCTTGTATCATGAGCAAACTGAGATGTCTAATTCTAGTGAGATCGAAAAAAAATTAGATGCATTAATTGAGGAAATTAGAAGAAATTTCATCTAA
- the trxB gene encoding thioredoxin-disulfide reductase — MTEQIHKTIIIGSGPAGYTAAIYAARADMKPLLLTGMEPGGQLTTTTDVENFPGYPDGIKGPEMMTDLQKQAERFGTEIVFDLVNEVIFSEEEKGIHTIKTSNGKEFKTYSVIISTGASAKYLGLEDEKKYAGSGVSACATCDGFFYKGKDVAVVGGGDTAAEEATYLSHLCNKVYLLVRRDEFRASKAMEARVMKTQNIEVLFHHELEGLSGENVVEKAHVFNNQTGEKQELKVDGVFIAIGHKPNTDLFQGKLDMDEAGYLITQPKSTRTKLPGVFAAGDVQDKIYRQAITAAGSGCMAALDAEKYLMQIFD; from the coding sequence ATGACAGAACAAATTCATAAAACCATCATTATTGGTTCGGGACCTGCTGGCTACACCGCTGCTATTTATGCAGCACGAGCAGATATGAAACCTCTTCTATTGACTGGAATGGAACCAGGCGGGCAATTAACTACCACTACCGATGTAGAAAACTTCCCTGGTTACCCCGATGGCATCAAGGGCCCTGAAATGATGACAGATTTGCAAAAACAGGCTGAAAGATTTGGCACTGAAATCGTTTTTGACTTAGTTAATGAAGTAATTTTTTCTGAGGAAGAAAAAGGAATTCATACCATAAAAACAAGCAATGGCAAAGAGTTTAAAACTTATTCTGTCATTATTTCTACTGGTGCTTCTGCAAAGTATTTAGGCTTAGAAGATGAGAAAAAATATGCTGGGAGCGGCGTTTCTGCTTGTGCAACTTGCGACGGATTCTTCTACAAAGGGAAAGATGTTGCGGTAGTTGGCGGTGGCGATACAGCTGCTGAAGAAGCAACTTATTTATCTCATTTATGCAATAAAGTCTATCTGCTCGTAAGAAGAGATGAGTTCCGTGCCTCTAAAGCGATGGAAGCTCGTGTGATGAAAACACAAAACATCGAAGTGCTATTTCACCATGAACTGGAAGGTTTGAGTGGAGAAAATGTGGTAGAAAAAGCTCATGTTTTCAACAACCAAACTGGTGAAAAACAAGAATTAAAAGTAGATGGAGTCTTCATTGCTATCGGGCACAAACCTAATACCGATTTATTCCAAGGGAAATTAGATATGGACGAGGCGGGCTATCTCATTACCCAACCAAAAAGCACAAGAACCAAACTTCCTGGGGTTTTTGCGGCTGGAGATGTGCAAGATAAGATTTACCGCCAAGCCATTACTGCAGCAGGCTCTGGTTGTATGGCTGCTCTGGATGCTGAAAAATATTTAATGCAAATTTTTGATTAA